From one Coffea eugenioides isolate CCC68of chromosome 11, Ceug_1.0, whole genome shotgun sequence genomic stretch:
- the LOC113752291 gene encoding UDP-glycosyltransferase 74C1-like: protein MHQFYHGKLTNRVTEFPVSIQGLPTLEHQDLPHFGSNIPYHFAYVAEQFSNVDQADYVLVNTFYELEKEVVDEFSKHLPVLTVGPTIPTFYLDRRVVDDKEYGIISADNDPSTCLNWLNNKPARTATTTSFGLSNLLRLKSCQKIFKDEASDKGLVVPWTPQLEVLSSEAVGCIFSHCGWNSTLEALSLGVPIVAMPQFADQQPHAKFIQDVWKVGIRVKHDKNGLATKEEIGRCIKEVMEGETGKEIKENAMKVSNLAKAAVSEGGSSDTSLNYFISKITSSS from the exons ATGCACCAGTTTTATCATGGAAAGTTGACTAATCGGGTCACTGAGTTTCCAGTCTCGATTCAAGGATTGCCGACACTTGAACATCAAGATCTTCCTCATTTTGGTAGTAATATACCATATCATTTTGCGTATGTGGCTGAGCAGTTTTCAAATGTGGATCAGGCGGATTATGTCCTTGTCAACACATTTTATGAGCTGGAAAAGGAG GTGGTGGATGAATTTTCCAAGCACTTGCCAGTTCTGACAGTAGGACCAACAATTCCCACTTTCTACCTGGATAGGAGAGTTGTGGATGACAAAGAATATGGAATCATTTCAGCAGACAATGACCCCTCAACATGTTTAAATTGGCTAAATAATAAACCAGCCAG AACAGCAACTACTACCTCTTTTGGTCTGTCAAATCTTTTGAGGCTGAAAAGTtgccaaaaaatttttaaagatGAAGCATCTGATAAAGGCCTCGTTGTACCATGGACTCCACAATTGGAAGTACTATCGAGCGAGGCTGTAGGATGCATTTTTTCACATTGTGGTTGGAATTCAACACTTGAAGCCTTGAGCCTAGGAGTGCCAATAGTGGCAATGCCACAATTTGCTGATCAACAACCACATGCTAAGTTTATCCAGGATGTTTGGAAGGTGGGGATTAGAGTGAAGCATGATAAGAATGGACTCGCaacaaaggaagaaattggaCGATGCATTAAGGAGGTAATGGAAGGAGAAACAGGcaaagaaataaaggaaaatgCTATGAAGGTTTCCAATTTGGCTAAAGCGGCAGTTAGTGAGGGTGGAAGTTCAGATACAAGTCTCAATTACTTTATAAGCAAGATAACAAGTTCCTCTTGA
- the LOC113751390 gene encoding flavonol 7-O-beta-glucosyltransferase UGT74F1-like isoform X2 gives MENREKQYKAHVLAIPFQTAGHINPMLQLCNKLVRKGLKATLAITKRTSKVRCPKSDKVQIDIISDGYDEGGFFIVDPVPVSMARFKEVGSQSILELLKKYESLGTPIDFIIYDSQLPFVLDLCKEIGLPAVASFTHQCGVNYIMHQFSHGKLTNPVTEFPVLIPGLPPLEHQDLPYFGSNIPYQFAHICTQFSNVNQADYVLVNTFYELEKEVVDEFSKHLPVLTVGPTVPTFYLDRRVVDDKEYGIAPADNDPSICLNWLNSKPARSVIYASLSSIRSASFGEKQLEELALALKNSNYYFLWGVKHFEAEKLPKNFKEEASDTGLLVPWTPQLEVLSSEAVGCILSHCGWNSTLEAISLGVPIVAMPQFLDQQPNAKFIQDVWKVGIRVKHDRNGLATREEIGRCIKEVMEGETGKEIKENAMKFSNLAKAAVSEGGSSDANLNYFVSKMTSSS, from the exons ATGGAAAACAGAGAGAAACAGTACAAAGCTCATGTTTTGGCTATTCCATTTCAAACTGCGGGCCACATAAATCCTATGCTTCAGTTATGTAATAAACTCGTACGTAAAGGGCTGAAAGCCACACTAGCCATCACCAAACGCACCTCCAAAGTTAGGTGTCCAAAATCAGACAAAGTCCAGATTGACATAATATCCGATGGCTATGATGAAGGTGGCTTCTTCATAGTTGACCCTGTCCCAGTCTCCATGGCTCGCTTTAAAGAAGTTGGCTCACAATCAATTCTTGAACTCCTGAAGAAGTATGAATCCTTAGGGACTCCAATTGATTTCATCATCTATGATTCGCAGCTACCTTTTGTGCTTGATCTTTGTAAAGAAATTGGTTTACCTGCAGTGGCTTCCTTCACTCATCAATGTGGTGTAAACTACATAATGCACCAGTTCTCTCATGGAAAGCTGACTAATCCAGTCACAGAGTTTCCAGTCTTGATTCCAGGATTGCCACCACTTGAACATCAAGATCTTCCTTATTTTGGCAGTAATATACCATATCAGTTTGCACACATATGTACGCAGTTCTCAAATGTAAACCAGGCGGATTATGTTCTTGTCAACACATTTTATGAGCTGGAAAAGGAG GTGGTGGATGAATTTTCCAAACACTTGCCAGTTCTGACAGTAGGGCCAACAGTTCCCACTTTCTACCTGGATAGGAGAGTTGTAGATGACAAAGAATATGGAATCGCTCCAGCAGACAATGACCCCTCAATATGTTTAAATTGGCTAAATAGCAAACCAGCCAGGTCAGTTATTTACGCATCGTTAAGTAGTATAAGGTCTGCCAGTTTTGGCGAAAAGCAATTAGAGGAACTTGCTTTGGCTCTGAAGAACAGCAACTACTACTTCTTATGGGGTGTCAAACATTTTGAGGCTGAAAAGTtgccaaaaaattttaaagaagaAGCATCTGATACAGGCCTTCTCGTCCCATGGACTCCGCAATTGGAAGTACTTTCGAGCGAGGCTGTGGGGTGCATTCTCTCACATTGTGGTTGGAACTCAACACTTGAAGCTATAAGCCTAGGAGTGCCAATAGTGGCAATGCCACAATTTTTAGATCAACAACCAAATGCTAAGTTTATCCAGGATGTTTGGAAGGTAGGGATCAGAGTGAAGCATGATAGGAATGGACTTGCAACAAGGGAAGAAATTGGACGATGCATCAAGGAGGTAATGGAAGGAGAGACGGGaaaagaaataaaggaaaatgCTATGAAATTTTCCAATTTGGCTAAAGCGGCAGTTAGTGAGGGTGGAAGTTCAGATGCAAATCTCAATTAC tTTGTAAGCAAGATGACGAGTTCCTCTTGA
- the LOC113751390 gene encoding flavonol 7-O-beta-glucosyltransferase UGT74F1-like isoform X1 has product MENREKQYKAHVLAIPFQTAGHINPMLQLCNKLVRKGLKATLAITKRTSKVRCPKSDKVQIDIISDGYDEGGFFIVDPVPVSMARFKEVGSQSILELLKKYESLGTPIDFIIYDSQLPFVLDLCKEIGLPAVASFTHQCGVNYIMHQFSHGKLTNPVTEFPVLIPGLPPLEHQDLPYFGSNIPYQFAHICTQFSNVNQADYVLVNTFYELEKEVVDEFSKHLPVLTVGPTVPTFYLDRRVVDDKEYGIAPADNDPSICLNWLNSKPARSVIYASLSSIRSASFGEKQLEELALALKNSNYYFLWGVKHFEAEKLPKNFKEEASDTGLLVPWTPQLEVLSSEAVGCILSHCGWNSTLEAISLGVPIVAMPQFLDQQPNAKFIQDVWKVGIRVKHDRNGLATREEIGRCIKEVMEGETGKEIKENAMKFSNLAKAAVSEGGSSDANLNYFVGIIAEISPEISNICTDLPYQF; this is encoded by the exons ATGGAAAACAGAGAGAAACAGTACAAAGCTCATGTTTTGGCTATTCCATTTCAAACTGCGGGCCACATAAATCCTATGCTTCAGTTATGTAATAAACTCGTACGTAAAGGGCTGAAAGCCACACTAGCCATCACCAAACGCACCTCCAAAGTTAGGTGTCCAAAATCAGACAAAGTCCAGATTGACATAATATCCGATGGCTATGATGAAGGTGGCTTCTTCATAGTTGACCCTGTCCCAGTCTCCATGGCTCGCTTTAAAGAAGTTGGCTCACAATCAATTCTTGAACTCCTGAAGAAGTATGAATCCTTAGGGACTCCAATTGATTTCATCATCTATGATTCGCAGCTACCTTTTGTGCTTGATCTTTGTAAAGAAATTGGTTTACCTGCAGTGGCTTCCTTCACTCATCAATGTGGTGTAAACTACATAATGCACCAGTTCTCTCATGGAAAGCTGACTAATCCAGTCACAGAGTTTCCAGTCTTGATTCCAGGATTGCCACCACTTGAACATCAAGATCTTCCTTATTTTGGCAGTAATATACCATATCAGTTTGCACACATATGTACGCAGTTCTCAAATGTAAACCAGGCGGATTATGTTCTTGTCAACACATTTTATGAGCTGGAAAAGGAG GTGGTGGATGAATTTTCCAAACACTTGCCAGTTCTGACAGTAGGGCCAACAGTTCCCACTTTCTACCTGGATAGGAGAGTTGTAGATGACAAAGAATATGGAATCGCTCCAGCAGACAATGACCCCTCAATATGTTTAAATTGGCTAAATAGCAAACCAGCCAGGTCAGTTATTTACGCATCGTTAAGTAGTATAAGGTCTGCCAGTTTTGGCGAAAAGCAATTAGAGGAACTTGCTTTGGCTCTGAAGAACAGCAACTACTACTTCTTATGGGGTGTCAAACATTTTGAGGCTGAAAAGTtgccaaaaaattttaaagaagaAGCATCTGATACAGGCCTTCTCGTCCCATGGACTCCGCAATTGGAAGTACTTTCGAGCGAGGCTGTGGGGTGCATTCTCTCACATTGTGGTTGGAACTCAACACTTGAAGCTATAAGCCTAGGAGTGCCAATAGTGGCAATGCCACAATTTTTAGATCAACAACCAAATGCTAAGTTTATCCAGGATGTTTGGAAGGTAGGGATCAGAGTGAAGCATGATAGGAATGGACTTGCAACAAGGGAAGAAATTGGACGATGCATCAAGGAGGTAATGGAAGGAGAGACGGGaaaagaaataaaggaaaatgCTATGAAATTTTCCAATTTGGCTAAAGCGGCAGTTAGTGAGGGTGGAAGTTCAGATGCAAATCTCAATTACTTTGTAGGAATAATTGCAGAAatctcccctgagatttctaacatttgcactgacctcccctatcaattttga
- the LOC113751390 gene encoding UDP-glycosyltransferase 74C1-like isoform X3, producing MASFTHQCGVNYIMHQFSHGKLTNPVTEFPVLIPGLPPLEHQDLPYFGSNIPYQFAHICTQFSNVNQADYVLVNTFYELEKEVVDEFSKHLPVLTVGPTVPTFYLDRRVVDDKEYGIAPADNDPSICLNWLNSKPARSVIYASLSSIRSASFGEKQLEELALALKNSNYYFLWGVKHFEAEKLPKNFKEEASDTGLLVPWTPQLEVLSSEAVGCILSHCGWNSTLEAISLGVPIVAMPQFLDQQPNAKFIQDVWKVGIRVKHDRNGLATREEIGRCIKEVMEGETGKEIKENAMKFSNLAKAAVSEGGSSDANLNYFVGIIAEISPEISNICTDLPYQF from the exons A TGGCTTCCTTCACTCATCAATGTGGTGTAAACTACATAATGCACCAGTTCTCTCATGGAAAGCTGACTAATCCAGTCACAGAGTTTCCAGTCTTGATTCCAGGATTGCCACCACTTGAACATCAAGATCTTCCTTATTTTGGCAGTAATATACCATATCAGTTTGCACACATATGTACGCAGTTCTCAAATGTAAACCAGGCGGATTATGTTCTTGTCAACACATTTTATGAGCTGGAAAAGGAG GTGGTGGATGAATTTTCCAAACACTTGCCAGTTCTGACAGTAGGGCCAACAGTTCCCACTTTCTACCTGGATAGGAGAGTTGTAGATGACAAAGAATATGGAATCGCTCCAGCAGACAATGACCCCTCAATATGTTTAAATTGGCTAAATAGCAAACCAGCCAGGTCAGTTATTTACGCATCGTTAAGTAGTATAAGGTCTGCCAGTTTTGGCGAAAAGCAATTAGAGGAACTTGCTTTGGCTCTGAAGAACAGCAACTACTACTTCTTATGGGGTGTCAAACATTTTGAGGCTGAAAAGTtgccaaaaaattttaaagaagaAGCATCTGATACAGGCCTTCTCGTCCCATGGACTCCGCAATTGGAAGTACTTTCGAGCGAGGCTGTGGGGTGCATTCTCTCACATTGTGGTTGGAACTCAACACTTGAAGCTATAAGCCTAGGAGTGCCAATAGTGGCAATGCCACAATTTTTAGATCAACAACCAAATGCTAAGTTTATCCAGGATGTTTGGAAGGTAGGGATCAGAGTGAAGCATGATAGGAATGGACTTGCAACAAGGGAAGAAATTGGACGATGCATCAAGGAGGTAATGGAAGGAGAGACGGGaaaagaaataaaggaaaatgCTATGAAATTTTCCAATTTGGCTAAAGCGGCAGTTAGTGAGGGTGGAAGTTCAGATGCAAATCTCAATTACTTTGTAGGAATAATTGCAGAAatctcccctgagatttctaacatttgcactgacctcccctatcaattttga
- the LOC113752292 gene encoding uncharacterized protein LOC113752292, giving the protein MADGLADILRKFALSEEELGGAALDLGDVDSDIRGGPWILDNQILVMKKWTEGIEEDDQAFRIAPLWLQVWNLPVHWLLKDVGRKIGLVFKGVREVIVPQIGGKEGRHLKLLVDADISRPLMRGTTVQLNGTIKWLSFRYERCPDFCYKCGIVGHSERSCKAEVRLGKDKQDNQYGPWMRASWGKGSPPEDLPDNRYTKGRAV; this is encoded by the exons ATGGCAGATGGGTTAGCAGACATACTAAGAAAGTTTGCCCTGTCTGAGGAGGAGCTAGGCGGAGCAGCATTGGATCTTGGAGATGTGGACTCT GATATTAGGGGAGGGCCTTGGATTTTGGATAATCAAATCCTGGTGATGAAAAAGTGGACAGAAGGGATTGAGGAAGATGACCAGGCTTTTAGAATTGCTCCACTTTGGCTCCAAGTATGGAACCTACCTGTGCATTGGTTATTAAAGGATGTGGGTCGAAAAATTGGACTGGTTTTTAAAGGGGTGAGAGAGGTGATTGTCCCCCAAATAGGAGGCAAGGAAGGGAGGCACCTCAAACTCCTAGTGGATGCAGACATTTCCAGACCTTTGATGAGAGGTACTACGGTCCAGTTAAATGGAACAATAAAATGGTTGTCCTTCCGATATGAAAGGTGTCCTGATTTTTGTTATAAATGTGGGATAGTGGGGCATAGTGAAAGGAGCTGTAAAGCGGAGGTGAGACTGGGAAAAGATAAGCAGGACAATCAGTATGGTCCGTGGATGAGAGCAAGTTGGGGAAAGGGCTCACCACCGGAAGACCTGCCAGATAATAGATACACAAAGGGTAGAGCTGTTTGA
- the LOC113753207 gene encoding flavonol 7-O-beta-glucosyltransferase UGT74F1-like isoform X1 — protein MENREKQYKAHVLAIPFQSAGHINPMLQLCKKLVRKGLKATLTITKFTSKVSFPKSDKVQIDIISDGYDEGGFFFTDPVPISMARFKEVGSQSILELLKKYESLGTPIDFIIYDSLLPFVLDLCKEIGLPAVASFTHQCGVNYIMHQFSHGKLTNPVTEFPVLIPGLPPLEHQDLPYFGSNIPYHFAYVCTQFSNVNQADYVLVNTFYELEKKVVDEFSKHLPVLTVGPTVPTFYLDRRVVDDKEYGIASADNDPSTCLNWLNSKPARSVIYASLSSVRSASFGEKQLEELALALKNSNYHFLWSVKHFEAEKLPKNFKEEASDRGLLVPWTPQLEVLSSEAVGCILSHCGWNSTLEAISLGVPIVAMPQFIDQQPNAKFIQDVWKVGIRVKHDRNGLATREEIGRCIKEVMEGEAGKEIKENAMKFSNLAKEAVSEGGSSDTNLNYFVSKMTSSS, from the exons ATGGAAAACAGAGAGAAACAGTACAAAGCTCATGTTTTGGCTATTCCATTTCAAAGTGCGGGCCACATAAATCCTATGCTTCAGTTATGTAAGAAACTCGTACGTAAAGGGCTGAAAGCCACACTAACCATCACCAAATTCACCTCCAAAGTTTCGTTTCCAAAATCAGACAAAGTCCAGATTGACATAATATCAGATGGCTATGATGAAGGTGGCTTCTTTTTCACTGACCCTGTCCCAATCTCCATGGCTCGCTTTAAAGAAGTTGGCTCACAATCAATTCTTGAACTCCTGAAGAAGTATGAATCCTTAGGGACTCCAATTGATTTCATCATCTATGATTCATTGCTACCTTTTGTGCTTGATCTTTGTAAAGAAATTGGTTTACCTGCAGTGGCTTCCTTCACTCATCAATGTGGTGTAAACTACATAATGCACCAGTTCTCTCATGGAAAGCTGACTAATCCAGTCACTGAGTTTCCAGTCTTGATTCCAGGATTGCCACCACTTGAACATCAAGATCTTCCTTATTTTGGCAGTAATATACCATATCATTTTGCATACGTATGTACGCAGTTCTCAAATGTAAATCAGGCGGATTATGTCCTTGTCAACACATTTTATGAGCTGGAAAAGAAG GTGGTGGATGAATTTTCCAAACACTTGCCAGTTCTGACAGTAGGGCCAACAGTTCCCACTTTCTACCTGGATAGGAGAGTTGTAGATGACAAAGAATATGGAATCGCTTCAGCAGACAATGACCCCTCAACATGTTTAAATTGGCTAAATAGCAAACCAGCCAGGTCAGTTATTTACGCATCGTTAAGTAGCGTGAGGTCTGCCAGTTTCGGTGAAAAGCAATTAGAGGAACTTGCTTTGGCTTTGAAGAACAGCAACTACCATTTCTTATGGTCTGTCAAACATTTTGAGGCTGAAAAGTtgccaaaaaattttaaagaagaAGCATCTGATAGAGGCCTTCTCGTCCCATGGACTCCGCAATTGGAAGTACTTTCGAGCGAGGCTGTGGGGTGCATTCTCTCACATTGTGGTTGGAACTCAACACTTGAAGCTATAAGCCTAGGAGTGCCGATAGTGGCAATGCCACAATTTATAGATCAACAACCAAATGCTAAGTTTATCCAGGATGTTTGGAAGGTGGGGATTAGAGTGAAGCATGATAGGAATGGACTTGCAACAAGGGAAGAAATTGGACGATGCATTAAGGAGGTAATGGAAGGAGAGGCGGGaaaagaaataaaggaaaatgCTATGAAGTTTTCCAATTTGGCTAAAGAGGCAGTTAGTGAGGGTGGAAGTTCAGATACAAATCTCAATTACTTTGTAAGCAAGATGACGAGTTCCTCTTGA
- the LOC113753207 gene encoding UDP-glycosyltransferase 74C1-like isoform X2, with amino-acid sequence MASFTHQCGVNYIMHQFSHGKLTNPVTEFPVLIPGLPPLEHQDLPYFGSNIPYHFAYVCTQFSNVNQADYVLVNTFYELEKKVVDEFSKHLPVLTVGPTVPTFYLDRRVVDDKEYGIASADNDPSTCLNWLNSKPARSVIYASLSSVRSASFGEKQLEELALALKNSNYHFLWSVKHFEAEKLPKNFKEEASDRGLLVPWTPQLEVLSSEAVGCILSHCGWNSTLEAISLGVPIVAMPQFIDQQPNAKFIQDVWKVGIRVKHDRNGLATREEIGRCIKEVMEGEAGKEIKENAMKFSNLAKEAVSEGGSSDTNLNYFVSKMTSSS; translated from the exons A TGGCTTCCTTCACTCATCAATGTGGTGTAAACTACATAATGCACCAGTTCTCTCATGGAAAGCTGACTAATCCAGTCACTGAGTTTCCAGTCTTGATTCCAGGATTGCCACCACTTGAACATCAAGATCTTCCTTATTTTGGCAGTAATATACCATATCATTTTGCATACGTATGTACGCAGTTCTCAAATGTAAATCAGGCGGATTATGTCCTTGTCAACACATTTTATGAGCTGGAAAAGAAG GTGGTGGATGAATTTTCCAAACACTTGCCAGTTCTGACAGTAGGGCCAACAGTTCCCACTTTCTACCTGGATAGGAGAGTTGTAGATGACAAAGAATATGGAATCGCTTCAGCAGACAATGACCCCTCAACATGTTTAAATTGGCTAAATAGCAAACCAGCCAGGTCAGTTATTTACGCATCGTTAAGTAGCGTGAGGTCTGCCAGTTTCGGTGAAAAGCAATTAGAGGAACTTGCTTTGGCTTTGAAGAACAGCAACTACCATTTCTTATGGTCTGTCAAACATTTTGAGGCTGAAAAGTtgccaaaaaattttaaagaagaAGCATCTGATAGAGGCCTTCTCGTCCCATGGACTCCGCAATTGGAAGTACTTTCGAGCGAGGCTGTGGGGTGCATTCTCTCACATTGTGGTTGGAACTCAACACTTGAAGCTATAAGCCTAGGAGTGCCGATAGTGGCAATGCCACAATTTATAGATCAACAACCAAATGCTAAGTTTATCCAGGATGTTTGGAAGGTGGGGATTAGAGTGAAGCATGATAGGAATGGACTTGCAACAAGGGAAGAAATTGGACGATGCATTAAGGAGGTAATGGAAGGAGAGGCGGGaaaagaaataaaggaaaatgCTATGAAGTTTTCCAATTTGGCTAAAGAGGCAGTTAGTGAGGGTGGAAGTTCAGATACAAATCTCAATTACTTTGTAAGCAAGATGACGAGTTCCTCTTGA